The stretch of DNA TCTTTTTAGTGTATTTTCATTGATAATCGTTTAGACGCATGGCGGCTACTGCAACGACCGAGGCTGTGACAAATGACTCGGAACAACTATTCGACAAAAAGACCTGGATGGGTGGCGTAGAGCCGATGAAAGTGAGTTACGGAAAACTTATGATGTGGTTTTTCTTAATCTCAGATACTTTCACGTTCTCAGCTCTGCTTGTTACGTACGGTCTGATTCGCTACAGTTACCCGGCCTGGGATCCGGCTATTCATGGGCAGGAGTTTGCATTCTCAAACCTCTACTGGCCCGTACCCGACCATGTGTTTGATGCCCTGCCGTTTTTACACGGTGTACACGCTCCTCTGATCTTCGTGGGTATCATGACGTTCATTCTCATTTTCAGTAGTGTGACGATGGTGCTTGCCGTTGAAGCAGGCCACCGCATGGACCGCGCTGATGTGGAGAAGTATATGCTTTGGACAATTCTGGGCGGATTCACCTTTTTGGGTAGTCAGGCGTGGGAATGGTCACACTTTATTCATGGCACAGAAACGGGCACAGTCATCAGCGAAATCGTGAACGGACAAACAATCCAGCGAACAATTTTCGGTGCTAACTTAGTGGAGAACCAATATGGCCCACCAGCGTTTGCTGACCTCTTTTTCTTCATTACAGGTTTCCATGGTACGCACGTATTTAGCGGTGTTGTGCTCAATATCCTGATTTTCTATCGGGCCGCTACGGGTCTGTATGACCGGCGTGGTCATTACGAAATGGTGGAGAAAGTGGGTCTTTATTGGCACTTCGTTGATCTGGTCTGGGTATTTGTGTTCACCTTCTTTTACCTTGTCTAAGCTACACTATTATCATGGCAGATAACACACATCACCACAGCGGCCACAATACAAACGAAATCCCGGCAGCGAATACGGGGAAAATCTGGCGTACATTCTGGATTCTGGCCGGAATTACGGCGATTGAATTTACATTGGCCTACGTCATGAAGGCTGGTGGTTTCAGAACCTCGCTGTTCGTTATCATGACCCTTGTAAAAGCGTTTTACATTGTTGGCGAGTTCATGCACCTGAAGCACGAAGTGAAAAGCCTGATCTGGGCTATCGTTGTGCCGATCATCTTTATCATATGGTTATTGTTGGCCCTGATGCTTGAAGGCGGGTCAATTTTCCAACTAAGATAAGTTATGAGTACTAAATTAAAAGCCGGGATCCTGCTTGCAACGCTGGTGGTCCCGGCTTTGCTATATCTATTCCTTCGGTTCGGCACGCAAAACCACTTTACGTTACCCCGCTACCTGCCTAAAATCGATTCGGCAAAAGGTGAACCATTAATGGGTAAGGTTGTAATGCCCGATGGCAGTGAGAAGATTGATACAATTTACAACCGGATTCCACCTTTCAAGCTGATTGACCAGAACAGTGATACCGTTGGTCAGTCGCTGGTAGAGGGTAAAATATATGTAGCCAGTTTCTTCTTTACGCGTTGCGGGACTATCTGTCCTAAAATCTCTTCGCAGCTTACGCGGGTACAAAGTATTTTCCAGAAAAATCCCGATATTCTATTCCTTTCACATACAGTTGATCCTGAACATGACCGGCCCGAACAACTAATGGCGTATGCAAAACGCTATGAGGCCATTCCCGGAAAGTGGTATTTCCTGACCGGAACCAAGACCGACATTTACGAACTCGCCATGCACGGCTACTTCCTGCCCGTTGTCGATGCCGGTCTGAAAGAGGGTAAACCCGACGAAACTTTTATCCATAGCGAAAAGTTGGTATTAGTAGATAAAGACGGCATTGTACGCGGTTTTTATGACGGTACCGACAAGAAAGACGTTGACCGGTTGGTGCTCGAAATCAGAGTTTTGCTGGACATCTACAGCAAAGTCTGAAACTGTTCTGAGTCGCAAAAAAGCTTCGCTCGCTACGTAAATCAGGGAAGTATTGTATGGAAACGCTGCAACCTATTCAGGAACGCAAGGCAAATCGCATTATTAACATTTTGTCGATTGTTATTCCAGTAGCCGTAGCAATCTTGCTGGGTATTCGGCAAAAGGCGGATTTAGGTTATTGGACAACTTATCTGCCTCATATCAACGCTGTTATCAATTCCATCACGAGTCTGCTGCTGGTTTTAGGGCTATATTTCATACGGCAGGGAAATGTGCTGGCGCATAAACGCACGATGTTAACAGCCTTTGCGCTCGGTTCCGTGTTTCTGGTGAGTTATGTTCTTTATCACCTAACTAACGAATCGACGCCGTTTGGCGGACAGGGCTGGATTCGCCCGGTGTACTATTTCCTGCTTGTGTCGCACATTGTGTTGTCGATTGTTGTTGTATGGTTTGTATTACGGGCAGTTTATTTTGCGCTGACCAGTCAGATCGCAAAACACAAACAAACAGTGAAGTGGGCATATCCCATTTGGTTGTATGTAAGCATAACGGGTGTGATTGTGTATTTTCTGATTGCCCCGTACTACACTCATTAAATCAAATAAAGCGATGAGAAATGGTAAGGTGTGGTTAATATTGGTTGCATTGCTGTTGGTATCTGCATCCGATCTGCTGGCGCAATGTGCTATGTGCCGGGGTACGGTTGAAAGTACGGTTAGCAATGGCCGGAGCATTATAGCCTCGGAACTGAACTTTGGTATTCTTTATTTATTGATTGTTCCGTACCTGATTGTTGCCACCATCGGTTACCTCTGGTATCGCAACAGTAAACGTGAACATGAAAGACGTCTCGAAATTACAGGCCGTGTTCGGCGGGCTTTGTCCCAAATGTAGACAGGGTAAAATTTTTTGTAAGCCTTTCTACTCCCCGCGCGGCTTCGACGATATGCACGAACATTGTCCGCACTGCGGGTTGCGTTACGAAGTAGAACCCGGTTATTTCATTGGGGCGATGTATGTCAGTTACGCCATTTCGGGTGGGGTTGCGCTTGTGCTGGGATTCCTGCTTTTTTATGTCTTCAATGACCCTGAAGGCTGGATTTACGCAGCCATTATTGCACCAGCAATGATAGTGATTGCGCCGGTAAACTTTCGCATGTCGCGCGTTATTTGGCTACACTACGTGGCTGGCATTAAATACCAGCCGGGACTGTAAAAGCGGTTCTAACACAAAGACACGGAGAACATAGAGAGAAATCTTTGTGAACTCCGTGTTTTTGTGTTTAAAAAAATTATATCTACGCAACCTTGTCTGCTTTTCGTGCATCTTGCCGTTGAACCTAAACGTATATGCTGCGAATTATACCATTCTTCACGACTGAAAACCAGCTTGTAGCCGCGTTGAAGCGGGGCGAAAGCAGGGCGCATAAAGTCGTGTATGAGCGGTTTGCGGGGAAGATGCTGGCGGTTTGCACACGATACTGCGCTAACCGGTCCGACGCGGAAGAGGTGATGCTCGATGGCTTCATGCGCGTGTTTGAAAAAATTGGACAGTTTCGTGAAGATGGCAGCTTTGAAGGCTGGATTCGGCGGATTATGGTGACGGAATCGCTGATGTTTTTACGCAAAAACCGGCAGTGGCGGCAAGAAATACCGTTAGATAACGTAACGGCTGAACCCGATTATGCCTGGGCCGATACGGCCATAAACGAAAATGATTTGCTGCGAATTGTGGGCCAACTGCCCGATGGTTATCGGACGGTTTTTAATCTCTACGCCATTGAAGGCTATTCACACGCTGAAATTGCCGAAATGCTTGGCATCAACGAAGGAACCTCGAAATCACAGTTGAGCCGCGCCCGCACAATGCTGCAAAGTTTAGTAAAGAAAACCGAACAGGAACAATATGAGCGAAAACACTGGAAAACCGCCAATTGACGACCTTTTTGCCCGCAAATTGGGTAAGATGTCGTTGCCGCCCAGTCCTGATGGATTTGAGCGGCTACAGGCGCGTATGGGGCAACGGCAAGCCGAACCCCGGCTCGTTGTCTGGCGCAACCCTACAGTGCAGCGTGCATTGGCACTTGCCGCCTGCCTGCTACTGGTATGTCTGTTCGGCTGGCTATACCTGCGCTCCGACAATGGCAAACGTTCCGGCGAAGCGCAGGTAGCCACGAATCGAAACATAGAAAAACCAGGTGAAAGCACAACGGGCGAGCCACAAACGGCCACGTCGCCATCGTCTGGAACCGAACTCGAACCTACGGAGGTAACGAGCAATCAACTTGCCGATGCACGGTTGGCCGAAACACAGCGGCTACCACGTCAAAGCAGTAGCACTGCGCAAAATGAGGGTCGGGCGGGGTCGATAAGTGAACTGGAAAAAATTCAGCCCCAACCGGGTCAGAAACTACCAGTTGAACAACCCGTTGAAAAATCGATACTGGCCCAGCAACAGCCAGTTTCGACGGATGAAAAAACTCAGTTTGTGCCGAACAAAACCGAAATGCAGACAGAAGCCGTGGCCGTTGCACCCCCGAAAGTGGCTCCAGCCGAACGCGTGTTGGTTGTAACGATTGCTGAACCAGCAACGTTGACAGCAGCGCGTCAGGTCGCTGAAAAAGCTACGGAAAAAGCTGTAGAGAAAGCCGTTGTGGCATCGGTAGAGAAGTCAGAAAAAGAACCCAAAGCAAATGGTTTCTGGCAGCAGGTACAACGGGTAAAAAAAGGCGAAATTTTTGCCAGTCGTCATGCAACTGACGATGAACTGGGCTTGCTGGGCCGTGCCTACAGTGGGCTAAAATCGAATTTTGATAAAGAAAAACCTGCTAAACAATGAACGGTTTTCGTCGTATAGCCGCCGTTGGAATCGGCCTCGTATGCATCGCAATGGCCGCGCAAGCGAACCCAGCCGATTCGCTTGTCATTCGATTTGCCAATAAAACCCGGATGGTAATCTACGCACCCGATAAGGCAGGTATTCAAGCCCTGTCGAATTATGATCTCAACAAGATTGTGCGCGAAATGAGTATGCAACTCGACTCGGTGCCGGGCGGCAAAACGGCAATTTCACGCGATGGCGACAACTACCTGCGCGATACGGTGCTGGTAATGACAAAAAATAAAGATGGCGTGCGTATCGTCGTGAAAAGCTCATCAGACTCAACCCACTCCGATACGGTGCAGGTGAAACAGGAATATAAGCGCGAATCGAAACGCCGGAGCATCGGCTCATGGTCACGGAGTATCGATTTCCAGATCGGTTTCAACACGTGGTTGAATTCACCAAATGCACCGCTCTGCGTAGCCTGCCAGACAGACCCAACTGCAAATCGCCCTGATTTAAGCCCGCTGGGGTCGCGCTATTTTGCCGTTGCCTTTAGTCAGCGTCCTACTCTTATCAATGGCAAACGGGCGAAACTAAGCTTGTATTTTGCGGCTGAAGCGTCGTGGAATAACTTCATGTTTCAGGAAGACGTTCGGGTCGAGAAGGGCATCAATTACACGCAGTTTGTGCCGTTCCCCGAACCGTTGCGGAGAAGCAAGCTAACGACTTTCGCGGCCCAGCTACCCGTAGTACCCCGCGTGAGTTTTTATAATGCAGCCGGTCGGCGGGTGTTCCACATTGGCGTGGGCGGCTTCATTGGTTATCGGCTCGACAGCTACTCGAAAATCCGGCGGGCCGATGGCGGTCGTGACAGGCGGCACAGCAATTTTTACCTGAACGACCTGCGCTACGGCTTAGTGATGCATCTGGGCATTCTCCGTACCAATCTGTTTGCCAAATACGATCTGAACCCGATTTTCCAAACACAACGCGGCCCCGACGTGCGGGCATTAAGTTTCGGTATTACGTTCTGATGCTATCAAAAACGGTTTCAATTATTGGATGCGGCTGGTTGGGCCTGCCTATCGCCGAGCAGCTTTTGCACGAAGGCTATACAGTTAGAGGAAGTGCTACGTCTGTTGAAAAGATAGCTGTGTTGCGGCAAAAAGGTATCGACGCGCACCTGTTGACACTTTCGCCCGAACCTGTAGGTAATTTGTCGACTTTGCTGCAAGCGAAGACGTTGCTGATAAACATTCCACCCAAAGCCGGGAAGATGGGCAGTGCGTTTCATCCGCAGCAGATACAACAGATCGTAACAGCGGTGCGGCATTCGCCCATACAGCATGTTATCTACGTCAGTTCAACGTCAATATATCCTGAACAAAACCGGATTGTGACCGAGTCAGACGTGACCGCTCCACCACTGTCTGCTGCGCCTGCCCTCGTCGAAGCTGAGCAACTCGTTCAATCGCTCGAATCTACCTGCACAATAACCATTCTGCGTTGTGGTGGACTAATGGGGTATGACCGTATTCCCGGCAAGTACGTGGCTGGCCGGACGGTGGACAGCGGAGCCGTACCGGTCAATTATCTACATCGCGACGATGCCGTTCGTATCGTA from Spirosoma montaniterrae encodes:
- a CDS encoding RNA polymerase sigma factor; amino-acid sequence: MLRIIPFFTTENQLVAALKRGESRAHKVVYERFAGKMLAVCTRYCANRSDAEEVMLDGFMRVFEKIGQFREDGSFEGWIRRIMVTESLMFLRKNRQWRQEIPLDNVTAEPDYAWADTAINENDLLRIVGQLPDGYRTVFNLYAIEGYSHAEIAEMLGINEGTSKSQLSRARTMLQSLVKKTEQEQYERKHWKTAN
- a CDS encoding DUF983 domain-containing protein: MKDVSKLQAVFGGLCPKCRQGKIFCKPFYSPRGFDDMHEHCPHCGLRYEVEPGYFIGAMYVSYAISGGVALVLGFLLFYVFNDPEGWIYAAIIAPAMIVIAPVNFRMSRVIWLHYVAGIKYQPGL
- a CDS encoding SCO family protein is translated as MSTKLKAGILLATLVVPALLYLFLRFGTQNHFTLPRYLPKIDSAKGEPLMGKVVMPDGSEKIDTIYNRIPPFKLIDQNSDTVGQSLVEGKIYVASFFFTRCGTICPKISSQLTRVQSIFQKNPDILFLSHTVDPEHDRPEQLMAYAKRYEAIPGKWYFLTGTKTDIYELAMHGYFLPVVDAGLKEGKPDETFIHSEKLVLVDKDGIVRGFYDGTDKKDVDRLVLEIRVLLDIYSKV
- a CDS encoding cytochrome c oxidase subunit 3 — encoded protein: MAATATTEAVTNDSEQLFDKKTWMGGVEPMKVSYGKLMMWFFLISDTFTFSALLVTYGLIRYSYPAWDPAIHGQEFAFSNLYWPVPDHVFDALPFLHGVHAPLIFVGIMTFILIFSSVTMVLAVEAGHRMDRADVEKYMLWTILGGFTFLGSQAWEWSHFIHGTETGTVISEIVNGQTIQRTIFGANLVENQYGPPAFADLFFFITGFHGTHVFSGVVLNILIFYRAATGLYDRRGHYEMVEKVGLYWHFVDLVWVFVFTFFYLV
- a CDS encoding DUF420 domain-containing protein, producing the protein METLQPIQERKANRIINILSIVIPVAVAILLGIRQKADLGYWTTYLPHINAVINSITSLLLVLGLYFIRQGNVLAHKRTMLTAFALGSVFLVSYVLYHLTNESTPFGGQGWIRPVYYFLLVSHIVLSIVVVWFVLRAVYFALTSQIAKHKQTVKWAYPIWLYVSITGVIVYFLIAPYYTH
- a CDS encoding cytochrome C oxidase subunit IV family protein; translated protein: MADNTHHHSGHNTNEIPAANTGKIWRTFWILAGITAIEFTLAYVMKAGGFRTSLFVIMTLVKAFYIVGEFMHLKHEVKSLIWAIVVPIIFIIWLLLALMLEGGSIFQLR
- a CDS encoding NAD(P)H-binding protein, translated to MLSKTVSIIGCGWLGLPIAEQLLHEGYTVRGSATSVEKIAVLRQKGIDAHLLTLSPEPVGNLSTLLQAKTLLINIPPKAGKMGSAFHPQQIQQIVTAVRHSPIQHVIYVSSTSIYPEQNRIVTESDVTAPPLSAAPALVEAEQLVQSLESTCTITILRCGGLMGYDRIPGKYVAGRTVDSGAVPVNYLHRDDAVRIVNSFVAVPKSGTYNVVAPEHPTREAVYRKSCADFGYELPTFVMPVEPVSYKIISSQKLIQAISYEFMYPNPLDFFYELPAQQRP